A single region of the Streptomyces sp. AM 4-1-1 genome encodes:
- a CDS encoding slipin family protein produces MGLVLVIVVAALIGVGLLCTAAAARIVKQYERGVVLRFGRLRRGVRGPGFTMVVPGVDRLHKVNMQVVTMPVPAQDGITRDNVTVRVDAVIYFKVVDPASAVIEVEDYGFAVSQMAQTSLRSIIGKSDLDDLLSNREKLNQGLELMIDSPAVGWGVQIDRVEIKDVSLPESMKRSMARQAEADRERRARVINADAELQASKKLAGAAEQMSTQPAALQLRLLQTMVAVAAEKNSTLVLPFPVELLRFLERAQLPSGSPERAEAPGQEAVPSRAGTSGDASAAEPAPGPAPGPDSRAGADSEADSGPGRPAGAASADRHLTSH; encoded by the coding sequence ATGGGTCTGGTGCTGGTGATCGTGGTGGCGGCGCTGATCGGCGTCGGCCTGCTCTGCACAGCGGCTGCGGCGAGAATCGTCAAACAGTACGAACGGGGTGTGGTCCTGCGGTTCGGCCGGCTCCGCCGCGGGGTGCGCGGGCCGGGATTCACCATGGTGGTTCCCGGAGTCGACCGGCTGCACAAGGTCAACATGCAGGTCGTGACGATGCCCGTCCCCGCGCAGGACGGGATCACGCGCGACAACGTGACGGTGCGGGTGGACGCCGTCATCTACTTCAAGGTCGTCGACCCGGCGAGTGCGGTCATAGAGGTGGAGGACTACGGCTTCGCGGTGTCCCAGATGGCGCAGACCTCGCTGCGCTCGATCATCGGCAAGAGCGACCTGGACGACCTGCTCTCCAACCGGGAGAAGCTCAACCAGGGACTCGAATTGATGATCGACAGCCCGGCGGTGGGGTGGGGCGTGCAGATCGACCGGGTGGAGATCAAGGACGTCTCGCTGCCGGAGTCGATGAAGCGTTCCATGGCGCGGCAGGCCGAGGCGGACCGGGAACGGCGTGCCCGGGTGATCAACGCGGACGCCGAACTGCAGGCGTCCAAGAAGCTCGCCGGGGCCGCGGAACAGATGTCCACCCAGCCGGCCGCTCTCCAGCTGCGGCTGTTGCAGACGATGGTGGCGGTCGCCGCGGAGAAGAACTCCACGCTGGTGCTGCCCTTCCCGGTGGAACTGCTGCGGTTCCTGGAGCGGGCGCAGCTGCCGTCGGGATCTCCCGAGCGGGCGGAGGCACCGGGACAGGAGGCGGTGCCGTCGCGGGCGGGTACCTCCGGCGATGCCTCCGCGGCGGAGCCGGCGCCCGGCCCCGCCCCCGGCCCGGACTCTCGCGCCGGCGCCGACTCCGAGGCGGATTCCGGCCCCGGTCGCCCGGCTGGGGCCGCCTCGGCCGACAGGCATCTGACCAGTCACTGA
- a CDS encoding tetratricopeptide repeat protein produces MPETNPETHVIDFRAAEQLLAARDPRGAVKLLDSVIGAHPENTAARLLRARAFFAAAQLRPAELEFELVLEREPDNAFAHFALARTFQRAGRPEQATRHFRLAAALDPNPEYLTAARFDEGG; encoded by the coding sequence GTGCCCGAGACCAACCCGGAAACCCATGTCATCGACTTTCGCGCGGCCGAACAACTGCTGGCGGCGCGTGACCCGCGGGGAGCGGTCAAGCTGCTGGACTCCGTGATCGGGGCGCACCCCGAGAACACGGCCGCCCGGCTGCTGCGGGCCCGTGCCTTCTTCGCCGCCGCTCAACTGCGTCCCGCCGAGCTGGAGTTCGAGCTGGTCCTGGAGCGTGAGCCGGACAACGCGTTCGCGCACTTCGCGCTGGCCCGCACCTTTCAGCGGGCCGGCCGTCCGGAACAGGCGACCCGTCACTTCAGGCTGGCCGCCGCGCTCGACCCGAACCCGGAGTACCTGACGGCGGCGCGCTTCGACGAAGGCGGCTGA
- the coaE gene encoding dephospho-CoA kinase — translation MLKVGLTGGIGAGKSEVSRLFASYGAVLIDADRIAREVVEPGTPGLAAVVEAFGADVLTDDGTLDRPKLGSIVFADPDRLAALNAIVHPLVRARSAALERAADLDSVVVHDVPLLTENGLAPLYDLVVVVDAAPRTQLDRLVGLRGMTESEARARMAAQATREQRRAVADLVIDNDGPLEALEPRVREVWSQLRDRAAPR, via the coding sequence ATGCTGAAAGTGGGCCTGACCGGTGGGATCGGCGCCGGCAAGAGCGAAGTGTCGCGGCTGTTCGCCTCGTACGGCGCGGTGCTGATCGACGCCGACCGCATCGCACGTGAGGTCGTGGAGCCCGGAACCCCCGGGCTCGCGGCGGTGGTCGAGGCATTCGGCGCGGACGTTCTCACCGACGACGGCACGCTGGACCGCCCGAAGCTCGGGTCGATCGTCTTCGCCGACCCCGACCGCCTCGCCGCACTCAACGCCATCGTCCACCCACTGGTCCGCGCCCGGTCCGCGGCGCTGGAACGGGCGGCGGACCTGGACTCGGTCGTCGTCCACGACGTCCCGCTGCTCACGGAGAACGGTCTGGCCCCGCTGTACGACCTGGTCGTCGTGGTCGACGCGGCCCCGCGGACCCAGCTCGACCGGCTGGTGGGGCTGCGCGGGATGACGGAGTCCGAGGCACGCGCGAGAATGGCCGCACAGGCGACGCGCGAGCAGCGTCGCGCCGTAGCCGACCTGGTGATCGACAACGACGGACCGCTGGAGGCGCTGGAGCCACGGGTTCGCGAGGTCTGGTCGCAACTGCGGGACCGGGCCGCCCCGCGCTGA
- a CDS encoding PAC2 family protein, which yields MLDPQSLYEWEPKGLAVVDMALAQESAGLVMLYHFDGYIDAGETGEQIVDGVLETLPHQVVARFDHDRLVDYRARRPLLTFRRDRWSAYEVPTLDVRVVQDATGAPFLLLSGPEPDVEWERFAAAVEQIVERLGVRLTVNFHGIPMGVPHTRPVGITPHGNRTDLMPGHVSPFDEAQVPGSAEALIEYRLMESGHDVVGVAAHVPHYVARSSYPDAALTALEAVTAATGLVLPSIAHALRTEAHRTQTEIDRQIGQGDEELVSLVEGLEHQYDAVAGSETRGNLVAEPVDLPSADELGREFERFLAEREGDA from the coding sequence GTGCTTGATCCGCAGAGTCTGTACGAATGGGAGCCGAAGGGCCTGGCAGTCGTCGACATGGCGCTGGCTCAGGAGTCGGCCGGCCTGGTCATGCTCTACCACTTCGACGGATACATCGACGCGGGAGAGACCGGCGAGCAGATCGTGGACGGGGTGCTCGAAACACTTCCGCACCAGGTCGTCGCCCGCTTCGACCACGACCGGCTCGTCGACTACCGCGCCCGGCGCCCCCTGCTGACCTTCCGGCGCGACCGCTGGTCGGCGTACGAGGTCCCCACCCTCGACGTCCGGGTCGTCCAGGACGCCACCGGGGCGCCCTTCCTGCTGCTGTCCGGGCCCGAACCCGATGTGGAGTGGGAGAGGTTCGCCGCCGCCGTCGAGCAGATCGTCGAGCGCCTCGGGGTCCGGCTCACCGTCAACTTCCACGGCATCCCGATGGGCGTCCCGCACACCCGTCCGGTCGGCATCACCCCGCACGGCAACCGCACGGACCTGATGCCCGGTCACGTCAGCCCCTTCGACGAGGCCCAGGTCCCCGGTTCCGCCGAGGCGCTGATCGAGTACCGGCTGATGGAATCCGGCCACGACGTCGTCGGTGTCGCCGCCCATGTGCCCCACTACGTCGCCCGCTCGTCCTACCCGGACGCGGCCCTCACCGCCTTGGAGGCGGTCACGGCCGCGACCGGGCTGGTCCTGCCCAGCATCGCCCACGCGCTGCGCACCGAGGCACACCGCACCCAGACCGAGATCGACCGGCAGATCGGCCAGGGCGACGAGGAACTGGTCTCGCTCGTCGAGGGACTTGAGCACCAGTACGACGCCGTCGCCGGCTCGGAGACCCGTGGCAACCTCGTGGCGGAACCGGTCGACCTGCCGTCCGCCGACGAACTCGGGCGCGAGTTCGAGCGGTTCCTCGCCGAGCGGGAGGGCGACGCCTGA
- a CDS encoding right-handed parallel beta-helix repeat-containing protein, translated as MRTRTLLPALLAAALATTGTAFAGTGRPAPATGASAAVIEVTTAKQLKSVLTSVTPGATIHLADGTYTGNFKATVPGTTSARITLTGSSAAILRAGGGYGLHLNGASNWTVRGITVTGGQKGIVTDAADNVVIDSVTVHDLDMEGVHFRTSSRNAVLENSRVYDTGHNGRGMGEGVYVGTAGDLSDRSDGARIIGNTIGPGVGGENVDIKEGTTGAQIIGNTFDGSGLTGANYDDSWVDVKGNNVLVEGNKGSRTTNNGYETHTQQSGWGCGTVFRANTSDLTGATGDKRLAVNVTNSGPNCVTTVYGSNTVTGGRGLTNITVTP; from the coding sequence ATGCGCACCCGCACGCTGCTCCCCGCCCTGCTGGCCGCGGCGCTCGCCACCACCGGAACGGCCTTCGCCGGCACCGGGCGTCCCGCTCCCGCCACCGGCGCATCGGCGGCCGTCATCGAGGTGACCACCGCCAAGCAGCTCAAGTCGGTCCTGACCTCGGTCACGCCCGGCGCCACCATTCATCTCGCGGACGGCACCTACACCGGCAACTTCAAGGCCACCGTGCCCGGCACCACCTCCGCGCGGATCACCCTCACCGGCTCGTCCGCGGCGATCCTGAGGGCGGGCGGTGGTTACGGGCTGCACCTGAACGGCGCCTCCAACTGGACGGTCCGTGGCATCACCGTCACCGGCGGCCAGAAGGGCATCGTGACGGACGCCGCCGACAACGTGGTGATCGACTCGGTGACCGTGCACGATCTCGACATGGAGGGGGTGCACTTCCGCACCTCCAGCAGGAACGCCGTCCTGGAGAACTCGCGTGTGTACGACACCGGCCACAACGGCCGGGGCATGGGCGAGGGGGTGTACGTCGGCACGGCGGGCGACCTCTCCGACCGCAGCGACGGGGCGCGGATCATCGGCAACACCATCGGACCCGGGGTCGGCGGCGAGAACGTCGACATCAAGGAGGGCACGACCGGCGCGCAGATCATCGGCAACACCTTCGACGGCAGCGGACTGACCGGTGCCAACTACGACGACTCCTGGGTCGACGTGAAGGGCAACAACGTCCTCGTCGAGGGCAACAAGGGTTCCCGTACGACCAACAACGGCTACGAGACCCACACCCAGCAGAGCGGCTGGGGCTGCGGCACCGTCTTCCGCGCCAACACCTCGGACCTGACCGGCGCCACGGGCGACAAGCGGCTCGCCGTCAATGTCACCAACAGCGGCCCGAACTGTGTGACCACGGTGTACGGGAGCAACACCGTCACCGGCGGCCGGGGCCTGACCAACATCACGGTCACGCCGTAG
- the rpsA gene encoding 30S ribosomal protein S1 — protein MTSSTETTSTTPQVAVNDIGNEEAFLAAIDETIKYFNDGDIVDGVIVKVDRDEVLLDIGYKTEGVIPSRELSIKHDVDPNEVVKVGDEIEALVLQKEDKEGRLILSKKRAQYERAWGTIEKIKEEDGIVTGTVIEVVKGGLILDIGLRGFLPASLVEMRRVRDLQPYVGKELEAKIIELDKNRNNVVLSRRAWLEQTQSEVRQTFLTTLQKGQVRSGVVSSIVNFGAFVDLGGVDGLVHVSELSWKHIDHPSEVVEVGQEVTVEVLDVDMDRERVSLSLKATQEDPWQQFARTHQIGQVVPGKVTKLVPFGAFVRVDEGIEGLVHISELAERHVEIPEQVVQVNDEIFVKVIDIDLERRRISLSLKQANESFGSDPASVEFDPTLYGMAASYDDQGNYIYPEGFDPETNDWLEGYETQREAWETQYAEAQSRFEQHQAQVIKSREADEAAAAEGAAAPAAGAPAASGGSGGGGGSYSSESADNSGALASDEALAALREKLAGGQS, from the coding sequence ATGACGAGCAGCACCGAGACCACCTCTACCACCCCGCAGGTAGCGGTCAACGACATCGGTAACGAGGAAGCCTTCCTCGCCGCGATCGACGAGACGATCAAGTACTTCAACGACGGCGACATCGTCGACGGCGTCATCGTGAAGGTCGACCGGGACGAGGTCCTGCTCGACATCGGTTACAAGACCGAAGGTGTCATTCCTTCACGCGAGCTGTCGATCAAGCACGACGTCGACCCGAACGAGGTCGTCAAGGTCGGCGACGAGATCGAGGCCCTTGTTCTCCAGAAGGAGGACAAGGAAGGCCGTCTCATCCTGTCCAAGAAGCGTGCGCAGTACGAGCGCGCCTGGGGCACGATCGAGAAGATCAAGGAAGAGGACGGGATCGTCACCGGTACCGTCATCGAGGTCGTCAAGGGTGGTCTCATCCTCGACATCGGCCTCCGTGGCTTCCTGCCGGCCTCCCTCGTCGAGATGCGCCGCGTCCGCGACCTCCAGCCCTACGTGGGCAAGGAGCTCGAAGCCAAGATCATCGAGCTGGACAAGAACCGCAACAACGTGGTCCTGTCCCGCCGTGCCTGGCTCGAGCAGACCCAGAGCGAGGTCCGCCAGACCTTCCTCACGACCCTGCAGAAGGGCCAGGTCCGCTCCGGCGTCGTTTCCTCGATCGTCAACTTCGGCGCGTTCGTGGACCTCGGCGGCGTCGACGGTCTCGTGCACGTCTCCGAGCTTTCCTGGAAGCACATCGACCACCCCTCCGAGGTTGTCGAGGTCGGCCAGGAGGTCACCGTCGAGGTTCTCGACGTGGACATGGACCGCGAGCGTGTCTCCCTGTCGCTCAAGGCGACGCAGGAAGACCCGTGGCAGCAGTTCGCCCGGACGCACCAGATCGGTCAGGTCGTCCCCGGCAAGGTCACCAAGCTCGTTCCCTTCGGCGCGTTCGTGCGTGTCGACGAGGGCATCGAGGGCCTGGTGCACATCTCCGAGCTGGCCGAGCGCCACGTGGAGATCCCGGAGCAGGTCGTCCAGGTCAACGACGAGATCTTCGTCAAGGTCATCGACATCGACCTTGAGCGTCGTCGCATCAGCCTCTCGCTGAAGCAGGCCAACGAGTCGTTCGGTTCCGACCCGGCCTCGGTCGAGTTCGACCCGACCCTGTACGGCATGGCCGCGTCCTACGACGACCAGGGCAACTACATCTACCCCGAGGGCTTCGACCCCGAGACCAACGACTGGCTCGAGGGTTACGAGACCCAGCGCGAGGCCTGGGAGACCCAGTACGCCGAGGCGCAGTCGCGCTTCGAGCAGCACCAGGCTCAGGTCATCAAGTCCCGCGAGGCCGACGAGGCCGCCGCTGCCGAGGGCGCTGCCGCCCCGGCCGCAGGCGCCCCGGCTGCCTCGGGCGGCAGCGGTGGCGGTGGCGGTTCGTACTCCTCGGAGTCCGCGGACAACTCCGGCGCCCTGGCGTCGGACGAGGCCCTCGCCGCACTGCGCGAGAAGCTGGCCGGCGGTCAGAGCTGA
- a CDS encoding class I SAM-dependent methyltransferase — MYEAEPEATRRITGETESSRASRGWWDRNADEYQSDHGGFLGDDRFVWGPEGLDEAEAGLLGPTDSLSGLDVLEIGAGAAQCSRWLAARGARPVALDLSHRQLQHALRIDSVGTAESAESDGADGAGGADGHGGDGRGRVRLVEADAGALPFRDGSFDLACSAYGAVPFVADPVRVFREVRRVLRPGGRWVFSVTHPIRWAFPDEPGPEGLSVAASYFDRTPYVEQDERGSAVYVEHHRTLGDRVRDVVAGGFRLVDLVEPEWPAWNGQEWGGWSPLRGNLIPGTAIFVCVRD, encoded by the coding sequence ATGTACGAGGCCGAACCGGAAGCGACCCGTCGGATCACCGGCGAGACGGAGAGCAGCCGGGCCAGCCGCGGCTGGTGGGACCGGAACGCCGACGAGTACCAGAGCGACCACGGCGGCTTCCTCGGCGACGACCGGTTCGTCTGGGGGCCGGAGGGGCTGGACGAGGCAGAGGCCGGGCTGCTGGGCCCCACGGACTCGCTGTCCGGGCTGGACGTCCTGGAGATCGGCGCGGGCGCCGCCCAGTGCTCGCGCTGGCTGGCCGCCCGGGGCGCCCGCCCGGTGGCCCTCGACCTCTCGCACCGCCAGCTCCAGCACGCCCTGCGGATCGACAGCGTCGGAACCGCCGAATCCGCCGAATCCGATGGGGCAGATGGGGCCGGTGGGGCAGATGGGCATGGTGGTGACGGCCGTGGCCGGGTGCGGCTGGTGGAGGCGGACGCCGGGGCGCTGCCGTTCCGCGACGGCTCCTTCGACCTGGCCTGCTCGGCGTACGGCGCGGTGCCGTTCGTCGCGGACCCGGTGCGGGTGTTCCGCGAGGTGCGCCGGGTGCTGCGGCCCGGGGGCCGCTGGGTGTTCTCGGTGACCCACCCGATCCGCTGGGCGTTCCCGGACGAGCCGGGGCCCGAAGGGCTCTCGGTCGCCGCCTCCTACTTCGACCGCACCCCGTACGTCGAACAGGACGAGCGGGGCTCTGCCGTGTACGTCGAGCACCACAGGACGCTCGGTGACCGGGTACGGGACGTGGTGGCGGGCGGTTTCCGGCTGGTCGACCTGGTCGAACCGGAGTGGCCCGCCTGGAACGGCCAGGAGTGGGGAGGCTGGTCGCCGCTGCGCGGAAATCTGATCCCGGGGACCGCGATCTTCGTCTGCGTACGAGACTGA